From a region of the Terriglobales bacterium genome:
- a CDS encoding YbaK/EbsC family protein, which produces MPVNKLKDFLDQQRVKYVSISHSTAYTAQDIAALTHTPGRELAKTVIVRIDDGLAMAVLPASFHVDLKLLRAAANAKAVGLATEKEFTDRFPECETGAMPPFGNLYDMAVYVDESLTKDKEISFNAGSHNELIRLAYADFARLVKPVVAEFAARMAAA; this is translated from the coding sequence GTGCCCGTCAACAAGCTGAAAGATTTCCTCGACCAGCAGCGGGTCAAGTACGTGAGCATCTCTCACTCCACCGCCTATACCGCCCAGGACATCGCCGCACTCACCCACACCCCGGGGCGGGAATTGGCCAAGACGGTGATCGTGCGCATCGATGACGGCCTGGCCATGGCGGTGCTGCCCGCCTCCTTCCACGTGGACCTGAAGCTGCTCCGGGCCGCGGCCAACGCCAAGGCCGTGGGCCTGGCCACGGAGAAGGAGTTCACCGACCGCTTCCCCGAGTGCGAGACCGGGGCCATGCCGCCCTTCGGCAATCTCTACGACATGGCCGTGTACGTGGACGAGAGCCTGACCAAGGACAAGGAGATCTCGTTCAACGCGGGCTCGCACAACGAGCTGATCCGCCTGGCTTATGCGGACTTCGCCCGCCTGGTCAAGCCGGTCGTGGCGGAATTCGCCGCCCGCATGGCCGCGGCCTGA